The following are encoded in a window of Ursus arctos isolate Adak ecotype North America unplaced genomic scaffold, UrsArc2.0 scaffold_27, whole genome shotgun sequence genomic DNA:
- the F11 gene encoding coagulation factor XI isoform X7, protein MCSDCVTELLTDTCFQGGDITTVFTPSARHCQLVCTHHPRCLLFTFTAESSSQDPTKWFTCILKDSVTETLPRVNMTGAISGYSFKQCSHQISACNKNVYVGLDMKGMNYNGSITRNVQECQERCTNDVHCHFFTYATSQFPSAEHRNVCLLKYTQMGTPTRITKLSSVVSGFSLKSCALSNLACIRDIFHSTVFADSNIDSVVAPDVFACRRICTHHPSCLFFTFFSQEWPKESERNLCLLKTSESGLPSTRIKKNKALSGFSLQNCRHSVPVFCHSSFYHNTDFLGEELDIVDAKGHEDCQKMCTDTIRCQFFTYSPSPESCNGGKGKCYLKLSSNGSPTKILHGRGGISGYTLRLCKMDNECTTKIKPRIVGGTASVHESPKILRVYSGILNQSEIKKDTSFFGVQEIIIHDQYEVAESGYDIALLKLETAINYTDAQRPICLPSKGDRNVIYTDCWVTGWGYRKLRGKIQNTLQKANIPLVTNEECQIRYRRHKITNKMICAGYKEGGKDACKGDSGGPLSCKHNEVWHLVGITSWGEGCGQRERPGVYTNVVKYVDWILEKTQAV, encoded by the exons ATGTGTTCAG ACTGCGTGACGGAGCTGCTGACAGATACGTGCTTCCAAGGAGGTGACATCACTACCGTTTTCACGCCGAGTGCCAGGCACTGCCAGCTCGTGTGCACCCACCACCCGCGCTGCTTGCTCTTCACCTTCACGGCTGAGTCTTCATCTCAAGATCCTACCAAATG gtttACTTGTATCCTGAAAGACAGTGTAACAGAAACACTGCCAAGGGTGAATATGACAGGAGCCATTTCTGGATATTCTTTCAAGCAATGCTCACACCAAATAAGTG CTTGCAACAAAAATGTGTACGTGGGCCTGGACATGAAGGGCATGAACTATAATGGCTCGATCACCAGGAATGTTCAGGAATGCCAAGAGAGATGCACAAATGATGTCCACTGTCACTTTTTCACATACGCAACAAGCCAGTTTCCAAGCGCAGAGCATCG TAACGTTTGTCTGTTGAAGTACACCCAAATGGGGACACCAACCAGAATAACGAAACTCAGTTCAGTGGTGTCTGGATTTTCACTGAAATCCTGCGCGCTTTCTAATCTGG CTTGTATTAGGGACATTTTCCATAGTACAGTGTTCGCAGACAGTAACATTGACAGTGTCGTGGCTCCGGATGTCTTTGCCTGTCGCCGCATTTGTACTCACCATcccagttgtttgttttttaccttcttttctcAAGAATGGCCAAAGGAATCTGAAAG AAATCTTTGTCTCCTGAAAACATCTGAAAGTGGATTACCAAGTACAcgcattaaaaagaacaaagctctTTCTGGTTTCAGTCTGCAAAACTGCAGGCACAGCGTCCCAG TGTTCTGTCACTCCTCATTTTACCACAACACTGATTTCTTGGGAGAAGAATTGGACATTGTTGATGCGAAAGGGCACGAAGACTGCCAGAAAATGTGTACCGACACCATCCGCTGCCAATTTTTTACCTATTCCCCATCTCCAGAGTCTTGCAACGGAGGGAA GGGTAAATGTTACTTAAAACTTTCTTCAAATGGATCTCCAACTAAAATACTTCATGGGAGAGGAGGCATCTCCGGATATACATTAAGGTTATGTAAAATGGATAATG AGTGTACAACCAAAATCAAGCCCAGAATTGTTGGAGGAACGGCATCTGTTCATG AGTCACCTAAAATCTTGCGTGTCTATAGTGGCATTTTAAAccaatcagaaattaaaaaggacaCATCTTTTTTTGGGGTTCAAGAAATAATAATCCATGACCAATATGAAGTGGCAGAAAGCGGGTATGATATTGCCTTGTTAAAACTGGAAACTGCAATAAATTACACAG atgctCAGAGACCCATATGTCTACCTTCCAAAGGAGATAGAAATGTAATATATACTGATTGCTGGGTGACTGGATGGGGGTACAGAAAGTTAAGAG gcaAAATACAGAATACTCTCCAGAAAGCTAATATACCTTTGGTGACAAATGAAGAATGCCAGATAAGATACAGAAGGCATAAAATAACCAATAAGATGATCTGTGCAGGTTataaagaaggagggaaggatgcTTGTAAG GGAGACTCAGGGGGCCCCCTGTCCTGTAAACACAACGAGGTCTGGCATTTGGTGGGCATCACCAGCTGGGGAGAAGGCTGCGGTCAAAGGGAACGGCCAGGGGTTTACACCAACGTGGTTAAGTATGTGGACTGGATTTTGGAGAAAACTCAAGCAGTGTGA
- the F11 gene encoding coagulation factor XI isoform X3 encodes MCSDCVTELLTDTCFQGGDITTVFTPSARHCQLVCTHHPRCLLFTFTAESSSQDPTKWFTCILKDSVTETLPRVNMTGAISGYSFKQCSHQISACNKNVYVGLDMKGMNYNGSITRNVQECQERCTNDVHCHFFTYATSQFPSAEHRNVCLLKYTQMGTPTRITKLSSVVSGFSLKSCALSNLACIRDIFHSTVFADSNIDSVVAPDVFACRRICTHHPSCLFFTFFSQEWPKESERNLCLLKTSESGLPSTRIKKNKALSGFSLQNCRHSVPVFCHSSFYHNTDFLGEELDIVDAKGHEDCQKMCTDTIRCQFFTYSPSPESCNGGKGKCYLKLSSNGSPTKILHGRGGISGYTLRLCKMDNESSQNLQNVSLKLISLHLLSECTTKIKPRIVGGTASVHGEWPWQITLHTTSPTQRHLCGGSIIGNQWILTAAHCFDEVESPKILRVYSGILNQSEIKKDTSFFGVQEIIIHDQYEVAESGYDIALLKLETAINYTDAQRPICLPSKGDRNVIYTDCWVTGWGYRKLRGKIQNTLQKANIPLVTNEECQIRYRRHKITNKMICAGYKEGGKDACKGDSGGPLSCKHNEVWHLVGITSWGEGCGQRERPGVYTNVVKYVDWILEKTQAV; translated from the exons ATGTGTTCAG ACTGCGTGACGGAGCTGCTGACAGATACGTGCTTCCAAGGAGGTGACATCACTACCGTTTTCACGCCGAGTGCCAGGCACTGCCAGCTCGTGTGCACCCACCACCCGCGCTGCTTGCTCTTCACCTTCACGGCTGAGTCTTCATCTCAAGATCCTACCAAATG gtttACTTGTATCCTGAAAGACAGTGTAACAGAAACACTGCCAAGGGTGAATATGACAGGAGCCATTTCTGGATATTCTTTCAAGCAATGCTCACACCAAATAAGTG CTTGCAACAAAAATGTGTACGTGGGCCTGGACATGAAGGGCATGAACTATAATGGCTCGATCACCAGGAATGTTCAGGAATGCCAAGAGAGATGCACAAATGATGTCCACTGTCACTTTTTCACATACGCAACAAGCCAGTTTCCAAGCGCAGAGCATCG TAACGTTTGTCTGTTGAAGTACACCCAAATGGGGACACCAACCAGAATAACGAAACTCAGTTCAGTGGTGTCTGGATTTTCACTGAAATCCTGCGCGCTTTCTAATCTGG CTTGTATTAGGGACATTTTCCATAGTACAGTGTTCGCAGACAGTAACATTGACAGTGTCGTGGCTCCGGATGTCTTTGCCTGTCGCCGCATTTGTACTCACCATcccagttgtttgttttttaccttcttttctcAAGAATGGCCAAAGGAATCTGAAAG AAATCTTTGTCTCCTGAAAACATCTGAAAGTGGATTACCAAGTACAcgcattaaaaagaacaaagctctTTCTGGTTTCAGTCTGCAAAACTGCAGGCACAGCGTCCCAG TGTTCTGTCACTCCTCATTTTACCACAACACTGATTTCTTGGGAGAAGAATTGGACATTGTTGATGCGAAAGGGCACGAAGACTGCCAGAAAATGTGTACCGACACCATCCGCTGCCAATTTTTTACCTATTCCCCATCTCCAGAGTCTTGCAACGGAGGGAA GGGTAAATGTTACTTAAAACTTTCTTCAAATGGATCTCCAACTAAAATACTTCATGGGAGAGGAGGCATCTCCGGATATACATTAAGGTTATGTAAAATGGATAATG AATCTAGTCAAAATCttcaaaatgtttctctgaagCTAATCTCACTCCATCTACTCTCAG AGTGTACAACCAAAATCAAGCCCAGAATTGTTGGAGGAACGGCATCTGTTCATGGTGAGTGGCCGTGGCAGATAACTTTGCATACCACATCACCCACCCAGAGACACCTATGTGGAGGCTCCATCATTGGAAACCAGTGGATACTAACAGCTGCTCACTGTTTCGACGA GGTAGAGTCACCTAAAATCTTGCGTGTCTATAGTGGCATTTTAAAccaatcagaaattaaaaaggacaCATCTTTTTTTGGGGTTCAAGAAATAATAATCCATGACCAATATGAAGTGGCAGAAAGCGGGTATGATATTGCCTTGTTAAAACTGGAAACTGCAATAAATTACACAG atgctCAGAGACCCATATGTCTACCTTCCAAAGGAGATAGAAATGTAATATATACTGATTGCTGGGTGACTGGATGGGGGTACAGAAAGTTAAGAG gcaAAATACAGAATACTCTCCAGAAAGCTAATATACCTTTGGTGACAAATGAAGAATGCCAGATAAGATACAGAAGGCATAAAATAACCAATAAGATGATCTGTGCAGGTTataaagaaggagggaaggatgcTTGTAAG GGAGACTCAGGGGGCCCCCTGTCCTGTAAACACAACGAGGTCTGGCATTTGGTGGGCATCACCAGCTGGGGAGAAGGCTGCGGTCAAAGGGAACGGCCAGGGGTTTACACCAACGTGGTTAAGTATGTGGACTGGATTTTGGAGAAAACTCAAGCAGTGTGA
- the F11 gene encoding coagulation factor XI isoform X8 has protein sequence MTGAISGYSFKQCSHQISACNKNVYVGLDMKGMNYNGSITRNVQECQERCTNDVHCHFFTYATSQFPSAEHRNVCLLKYTQMGTPTRITKLSSVVSGFSLKSCALSNLACIRDIFHSTVFADSNIDSVVAPDVFACRRICTHHPSCLFFTFFSQEWPKESERNLCLLKTSESGLPSTRIKKNKALSGFSLQNCRHSVPVFCHSSFYHNTDFLGEELDIVDAKGHEDCQKMCTDTIRCQFFTYSPSPESCNGGKGKCYLKLSSNGSPTKILHGRGGISGYTLRLCKMDNECTTKIKPRIVGGTASVHGEWPWQITLHTTSPTQRHLCGGSIIGNQWILTAAHCFDEVESPKILRVYSGILNQSEIKKDTSFFGVQEIIIHDQYEVAESGYDIALLKLETAINYTDAQRPICLPSKGDRNVIYTDCWVTGWGYRKLRGKIQNTLQKANIPLVTNEECQIRYRRHKITNKMICAGYKEGGKDACKGDSGGPLSCKHNEVWHLVGITSWGEGCGQRERPGVYTNVVKYVDWILEKTQAV, from the exons ATGACAGGAGCCATTTCTGGATATTCTTTCAAGCAATGCTCACACCAAATAAGTG CTTGCAACAAAAATGTGTACGTGGGCCTGGACATGAAGGGCATGAACTATAATGGCTCGATCACCAGGAATGTTCAGGAATGCCAAGAGAGATGCACAAATGATGTCCACTGTCACTTTTTCACATACGCAACAAGCCAGTTTCCAAGCGCAGAGCATCG TAACGTTTGTCTGTTGAAGTACACCCAAATGGGGACACCAACCAGAATAACGAAACTCAGTTCAGTGGTGTCTGGATTTTCACTGAAATCCTGCGCGCTTTCTAATCTGG CTTGTATTAGGGACATTTTCCATAGTACAGTGTTCGCAGACAGTAACATTGACAGTGTCGTGGCTCCGGATGTCTTTGCCTGTCGCCGCATTTGTACTCACCATcccagttgtttgttttttaccttcttttctcAAGAATGGCCAAAGGAATCTGAAAG AAATCTTTGTCTCCTGAAAACATCTGAAAGTGGATTACCAAGTACAcgcattaaaaagaacaaagctctTTCTGGTTTCAGTCTGCAAAACTGCAGGCACAGCGTCCCAG TGTTCTGTCACTCCTCATTTTACCACAACACTGATTTCTTGGGAGAAGAATTGGACATTGTTGATGCGAAAGGGCACGAAGACTGCCAGAAAATGTGTACCGACACCATCCGCTGCCAATTTTTTACCTATTCCCCATCTCCAGAGTCTTGCAACGGAGGGAA GGGTAAATGTTACTTAAAACTTTCTTCAAATGGATCTCCAACTAAAATACTTCATGGGAGAGGAGGCATCTCCGGATATACATTAAGGTTATGTAAAATGGATAATG AGTGTACAACCAAAATCAAGCCCAGAATTGTTGGAGGAACGGCATCTGTTCATGGTGAGTGGCCGTGGCAGATAACTTTGCATACCACATCACCCACCCAGAGACACCTATGTGGAGGCTCCATCATTGGAAACCAGTGGATACTAACAGCTGCTCACTGTTTCGACGA GGTAGAGTCACCTAAAATCTTGCGTGTCTATAGTGGCATTTTAAAccaatcagaaattaaaaaggacaCATCTTTTTTTGGGGTTCAAGAAATAATAATCCATGACCAATATGAAGTGGCAGAAAGCGGGTATGATATTGCCTTGTTAAAACTGGAAACTGCAATAAATTACACAG atgctCAGAGACCCATATGTCTACCTTCCAAAGGAGATAGAAATGTAATATATACTGATTGCTGGGTGACTGGATGGGGGTACAGAAAGTTAAGAG gcaAAATACAGAATACTCTCCAGAAAGCTAATATACCTTTGGTGACAAATGAAGAATGCCAGATAAGATACAGAAGGCATAAAATAACCAATAAGATGATCTGTGCAGGTTataaagaaggagggaaggatgcTTGTAAG GGAGACTCAGGGGGCCCCCTGTCCTGTAAACACAACGAGGTCTGGCATTTGGTGGGCATCACCAGCTGGGGAGAAGGCTGCGGTCAAAGGGAACGGCCAGGGGTTTACACCAACGTGGTTAAGTATGTGGACTGGATTTTGGAGAAAACTCAAGCAGTGTGA